The sequence TGAAGtttggattgattccaaattttttaagtcattATTACGGAACAACAAATATTCATTGTTTGTCAAACAACTTTCCCGTTATTTATTTGGGGATGAAACTTTAATGAAGAGTACCGTCACGGGAAAAACTAgtaatcgtaaaaaaaaaatttgtaaggaTAAAAAAGAAGAATTAGTAGATCCTGAGCAATTAGACCCAATATTAATATCGATAGTaagaggtaatttttattcctttttctaattttaacaGACTATTTTTCACTTAAGGATGTTCGACCGACACTAGCGAGTCAAAGtagtatttgaatttttttgtttgctaaattttcctaatagttatgaaaattcattattttaatttatgatcacATAAcgaattcattaatttatatatattagttatttaattaaagaaagtaatgaaattactttgttatttttgactcatatgatttaataaaaagatttggcaaGGACGCGTTCTAACTTCTTACAcatcgatatttaaattaaagcagGAAAAATGGATTTCTAATCTCGTCtctcttattaatgtatttctatctTCGTTTTTTCTCTGAGCTGCTTCCGCGACGTTCCCAATCCCCCGataatatgtatctctgtcgATGGACGAgatcaaaaaataaagtttaacttgtattattttaataactacaACGGTAACATTATAGTATTTGAATCTTatcatattctaaaaatattcaagtttatgaCATGtggttttgtattttttaaacttgggaggttaatagtgaaaaaaatcaaataaattatgacgGCAGCTTGTCCGCCATAAGAGCCTGTGtgtaagaactttaaaaatgtcatttttaaatctttttctaACAAACTAGACGGTGggttttattcaaattttaagaacACAAGAATAAAGTGATTCTTTACATGTATGCCAAGTTTCAAATCTGAAAGTCCGAAAATCCTTTTTAATTAGATtcggtcgaacctccttaaagaaatgaatattatcaaaaaaattaaagttcaCTTCACTAGATTATACAGTTGTGCATCAATGTGCAATCTGTAGTTTGTACTTCAAGATTTTGTTTCCGAAAAAATTCCAGCCGAAAATAACTGATAACCCCTGTTAAagatgtataatttttaaaaatttttaaatgtcccACCGTTACcttaaattttgaagtaatttttactctgcGATTCACTGgctgttaaaattttcgtatTTCATACCCTGCTACGaatatatgttatattttatttctagaTTCTTTGAAATACTATTTTCGATACAAAGGAGTTACCGATGATTTTAAGATAAATCGCGGCATTGCAGATATACCTCGACTTATTGCGATTCTGAGTTCAGATCTTAAAAAATCTTCACAAAGACcaatctgtaaaaaaaaaccagaaGCAACTGccaataaaaacaaagaaaactaTCCAGATAATACCGTAAGAAATGGATCTGAAAAAATATCAGATGACGATTCTGAATATACTGATAATgacaatgataatgataatgataccGAAAATGACaccgaaaatgaaaatgaaaatgattaGAATAGTGgggataaatatttttgttaaaactttctttataaaaaaaaatttatatttatttgttatgaataaaaatttctccaGAAGAAAAACAATCGTCTATATTCACCTTACTTTTACTTTTCAGCATTTCTCGAGTACTTTCGATGTACCGATCGAATCCAATTACGTTTTAATAGCATTAAACAAAAGTATTTCATAAGGAgagaaatttaatcaaaaatttaattaaaaatttgggattaaatttcaatcagaATCATTCAGAagtttccgattaaatctgattgaaaGTCAATAAGAAATTctgattaaatctgattgaaactgattgaaagtcaatcagaaatttccgattaactttcaatcagaATTATTCAGAagtttccgattaaatctgattgaaactgattgaaagtcAATAAGAAATTctgattaaatctgattgagactgattgaaagtcaatcagaaatttccgattaattttcaataggaatcattcggaagtttccgattaattctgattgaaactgattgaaagtcaatatgaaattctgattaattttcaatcggattcattcagaagtttccgattgaatctgattgaaactgattgaaagtcAATAAGAAATTctgattaaatctgattgaaactgattgaaagtcaatcagaaatttccgattgactttcAATCAGAATTATTCAGAagtttccgattaaatctgattgaaactgattgaaagtcaataattctgattaaatctgattgaaactgattgaaagtcAATATGAAATTCTGATTAAAGCTgattgaaagtcaatcagaaatttctgattaattttcaatcggattcattcagcagtttccgattgaatctgattgaaactgattaaaatacaatcagaaatttctgattaaaactg comes from Microplitis demolitor isolate Queensland-Clemson2020A chromosome 8, iyMicDemo2.1a, whole genome shotgun sequence and encodes:
- the LOC106694224 gene encoding uncharacterized protein LOC106694224, which gives rise to MQLEQIKVQSLKRKYQTASSSPLFKNTDENKGLLSKNNVSKYALSTKVNGDDNESVAKIRDVNPKNRPAASSTHLLKEKDKNRGLIPKNDVPTDAEYNVVHEPVVEIGDNESNTHETESNGSMTCGYEDTKLSKVYLGPEVWIDSKFFKSLLRNNKYSLFVKQLSRYLFGDETLMKSTVTGKTSNRKKKICKDKKEELVDPEQLDPILISIVRDSLKYYFRYKGVTDDFKINRGIADIPRLIAILSSDLKKSSQRPICKKKPEATANKNKENYPDNTVRNGSEKISDDDSEYTDNDNDNDNDTENDTENENEND